The Tepidisphaeraceae bacterium genome includes the window ATCCAGCGCGTAGATGAGCCGCGCGTCGGCCGTCCGAAGCTCGGCGAGGTTCAAACCGGTGGTCGTAAACATGTAGGCGATGTTGCCGTTGCTGTTGCCATGGCCACTGTCGCCGGGCGTTCCGAACCACGTCCTGACCTTGGTGAAGCCGGTTTCGGCGGCCTGGTCGATGTACTGCTGCCAGTTCGCCTCCGTGCCGTTGATGTAGCGGTAGCCCGTGTCGCCGAGGTGCAGGAACCACGCGCCGTCATCGTGCACGAACTGCCGCGGATCCCGCGTGCTTTTGCGCAACTTGCCGGGCAGGTTACCTCGGTTCACGACGGTGAACGTTCCACTCTTGGCGTTGAGGCCCGCGTCGCTCGAACTGCTGCGCCACGACCAGTCGCCGACCACGTCGAGGTAGACGCGCGCCTTGAAGGTGGTGCCGCCGTCGTAGAAGCCGTTAACGCTGACCCGCGTGCCGTTCGAGCGAGTGAAGGTGACCCTCAGGTCGTTCTGAAGGAACGCATCGGTGAACACGGGACTGGCGGTGAGGGTTACTTCATAGGCGCCACGCAACGGCGCTTCGGCCGCCTCGGTAGCGAGAGAGGAGTTAAGGTTGGGCCGTTCCACGATCGCGCTCTCCCTGCGTTCTGTCATGCGATGCCTGTCACCAAGGTACCTAACCCAATTTTTTGTGTGCAAGCCTTTATCACGTATACCGCCACCGGGCTGCGGCGCGGGCCTGTAGGATACCGGCTTATGCCATTCATTTTCGAGTCGTCTATTAACGCCATCGGCGACCGACATCACCGCGGGCGCCTTGCCCGGGGAACGAGCATCACGCGCATCGGCGCACCGCCGGAGGACACGCAATGCTGAGCATCGGAGTCACGTCGTTTTGCGCCCTAAGCCTGTCGGCGTTGTTGCTATGGTCGATTGCACCGTCCAGTGCTGCCGGCGCGCCGGCCAACGACGCCTTGGCGGCCGATGTGGAGCAGTTCTACCCCATGCCCCTGTCCAAACCGCGCGGCGGTGGCGTGGCCTCGCTTGCATCGGCGACGATGGAACGGCTCGACGCGATGAAATCGCCCGACGGTCGCGCCATGCTGCGCCTGACCGGCTCGTCGGGCCCAGTGCAGGGCGCCTGGTGGTTTCCGGGCCATCAGCCACTCACGCGCGAACAGGCGCGTTTCGATGACCCCGAGGCGCGCATTCTCGTGGAGATCACCACCGCGACGCCGGTCAGCACGCAACTCAGCGTCAACTGGCGCATCGACGAGAGCGGCACACCGGGTGAGACGGTGGCAAGCGAACCGATCCAGATTGGCCGCGATGAGCCGACCCGGGTCGTGCTGAAGGTGCCAGCACTCGAGCCGGAGGCGAAGATCAACGGCCTCATTCTCAGCGTCAGCACCCCGGGCGAGTATCACGTTCGACGGCTGGCGATTGCGCGCCTCAGCAGCGTGCTGGTCGATCCGATCGAGCCGGGCGCGCTGCGCCTCGCCCCGGAGCAGAAGATCACCGGGCAGGCCGTCGCCGGCGTGGACAAGGTGACCGTGCGCTTCGTGCCGGAGAAGGACGGCGTCGAACCGACTGAGACCGCGGCCGACGTTCGCGACGGCCGCTTTGAGCTGGCCATTCGCGCCCGCGACCTGCAGCCCGGCAACGCGTACGCCGTCACTGCCCAGCCCACCGGCCGTCGAACTGAAGCGAGCCCGGCCCAGCGCCTGTTCGTCTTTCCAACGCTCACCGGCAAGCAGTGCCCACCCGTCACGCGACGCGGAGCTGACCTGATCCGGGAGGGCAGGCGCTTCGGCTTTGTCGGCACGAACTACACGCCGTTCTACCTTGGTCTCAGCATCCGCGCCGACTTTGAGGTGATCGCTCAGGATGTGCTGCAGATGAAGAAGTGGGGGTTGCGCGTGGTTCGCGTCCCGCTCGACTTCGGCATGGTCCAGCCCGAGATCGGCGTGATGCCGGACGATCCGCGCTACAAGGAACTGATGGTTAGGCACGGCCTCGACCCTGCGTTTGTCGAGGCGCTGGAGTACTTCGTCACCCTTGCCGGTGAGATGGGCATCTACACGATCCTCGACTGGCATGGGATGGCGGTTGATCCTTATCGGTACTTCCTCGGCGGCAATGAGCAGCAGAAGAAGGACGGCAAGCCGGGCACGGCCATCGCGTACCTCGCCAAGTCGCCGACCGAGCGGGGTGAGTTTGACCTCAGCAATCCGACGCACGTCGAGGCGCTCTGTAACGCGCATCGCTGGGCGGCGAAGCACTTCAAGGGGAACCCGAATCTGCTCGGGGCCGAGATCCCATTCAACGAGCCGCACACGAAGTACATGGCCGTCGAGGCCATTTGGCGACGCGTCGTCGATCAGACGGCCCGCGCGGTGCACGAGGGGGACCCGAACCGCCTGTTGTTCACGCTGCAGCCGTCGTACAGCCACAACAACCTGATGCCGTCGGTCACTTGGATGCCACCGGATCGTGCCGACGGCGCGGCACCGCACTTCTACCAGGCCAACAGCCCCATTCCCGTGCGGTCCGATGCGCAGACGATGCGCGAGCCCTGGTTGGCGCGCGAGTCCGAAGGCGTGTTCGGCTGGGGCTTCCCTGCGATGCTGATGCCGTACTCGGCCGTCGACTACCCGTTCTACAACGGTGAGACGGGCGCGCACGGCGCCGAGATGGTGTTGCCGGACCGCCCACTGGAGGAGGCCGCGTCGATCCTGATCGAGGCGCAGCTCGTGCAGGAGTACGCCGCCGGCATGTCGGGCCGCATGGAGTGGACGCTGTGGCGTTACCCGAAGGCGTTCGATCCGCACCTGGAGACGTACCGCAAGCAGTTCACGCGGTTCGCGCCGGTCTTCGAGGCGGGCCCGATCGACCGCATGCGGGCCGAGGTCGCGTTCGTCCAGCATCCCGAGGCGATCAAGAGCGGTAACGGGTACAACCACGGTTGCCTGCCGCTGGCCAAGGCGGTGCTCGACCTGCATCTGCCCCACGTGCACTACCTGACCGACGACCAGTTCCGCTATATCGCAGCGGCGGAGATGTCGGTGGGGCTTGAACAGGTGGTCGAGGCCGTCGAGACGCTGCCGTACAAGGCGATCGTCGCCGACCGGCGTCACCTCGATCCGCGCGTCCTGATGATGCTGGAGCGGATGAAGGTGCCCGTCCTGTGGCTCGACCGCGCCGAGGACCTGACGACCGACCAACTGGCCGCGTTCTTGAATAGGGCGGGCATCGCGACCGATCAGAAGACGCCGCGCGAGCTGCAACTGGCCGAGGGGCCCGGGCACCTCATCGTCTACCGTCGCCTCGACGGCGGTACGAACGCTGCGAAAGCCTACCCCATGGTGAAGCGGGACGGCGTTTTCGAACTGGTGGACGAAGCGGGCACGAGCGTCTTCAAGGGCGATGCGAAGGCCCTGATGGCGCAAGGCATCGATATCGACCTGCCGCTGTGGCGATCGGCCATTTACCGCATCGTCAGCGAGTAGAGCCGTCATCTGGGGTTCGTGGAATGGTGACCGACGAGCCTAGTTCAGGCCAGTCGTCCGCTTCGGAACGATAATGAGCGACAAGTCGGCCTCCGCGATTTTGTTCAGGTTCTGGATCAGTTCTTCGTAGGTGTCGCCCAACGCTTGCGCGTGAGCAACGAGGATGGCGTTAATCTCATCCGCGGCGCTTCACGGCACAGCCGGTCAAGCTCGGCAAACTTGTCCGTGGTGACGCGCTGAAGTCACGGGAGTAAAACGCGGCCCGTGAGCTGCTGATTGCCCGCCAGTAGGGGAAGTACGAGGAGGAAGGATGGCGGCTGCGCAAAGATGGCGGCGCCTTCTGGGCCAACGTATTGATCACAGCGCTGTTCGAGGCCGCAGGGGAACTCGTGGCTTGTCCAAGGTGACGCGTGACGTCACGCAGCGGAAGGAGGCGGAGCAGGCGCGGGACGCCACCGAGCACGCGAACCGCGCGAAGGAGCAGTCCTTGCCGTCCTCTCCCACGAACTGCGCACCCCCCTTACACCGATCCTGGCAACGGGAAGCCTGGTGAAGAGGCGCCCGGACCTACCGGAGGAACTCCGCATCGAGATCGGCTCGCTGCGACGGAACGTCGAGCTTGAGGCGAAGCTGGTGGACGACCTTCTGGACATGACCCGCATCGCCCGCGGCAGGGTGTCGCTCCACGCCAAGGTGGTGAACGCGCACGAGCTGATTCGTCGATCTCTGCAACTCGTGCAGAAGGAGATCGAAGAGACGGGGCTGGACCTACTGCTCAGCTTGCGGGCCAAGCGCCACGAACTATGGGCTGACCCCACGCGGCTCCAACAGGTGCTGGCAAACCTGTTGCAGAACGCCGTGAAGTTCACGCCAGAGGGCGGAAACATCCCCGTGCGCACCTCCAACGATGGCGACACGTTGAACATCGTCGTCATGGACACCGGCATCGGAATCGAGCAGGAGGTGCTGCCAAGGCTGTTCGTTCCATTTGAACGGGGCGAGCGCACGGTGACGCGGAAGTACGGCGGGCTGGGGCTGGGGCTATCGATCCGCAAGTCAATCGTGGAGATGCACAACGGCGCCCTCACTGCCGCGAGTGAGGGAACGGGCGCGGCCGCCAGCGTGGCCGAGGCGATCGAGATTGCGGAGCGTGAGGAGATCGACCTGCTGGTCAGCGACCTCGGGTTACCCGATGGGACCGGGCACGACGTGATGCGGCACTTGAAGTCGCGCGGGATCAAAGGGATCGCCCTCAGCGGCTTTGGACAACAGGAGGACGTCACCCGCAGCACAGCGGCTGGCTTCGAAGCGCCCTGGTTAAACCCGTAAACTTGCAGACGCTAGAGGGGGCCGTGCCGCGATGCACTACAAAGTGATGCCTGAGCCGGGTCCGAAGGTCTGAGACGCCGCAACTGGGCCGAGTTTCAGGCGAAGGCGTTTGAGGGGGCGACGACGGACGAGACGCGGTGGGGCATCAACCGGATCAGCGGCGACTACGAGCTGCGGACGCCGCGCGGCGCGACGATCGTCAGCTGGTGGTGGGTCTTGGTGCCTGCGGGGCCGGGGCGATTCGCCCACGCAACCCGTCGGCGGGGTCGGCGATCAGGCCTGCGGCTCAGCTGACGCAATCTGTCGCATGGCAAGTTCGTGGTAGCGGTGGCTGCCGGACTGCCTTACCCTCGACCCTCCAAGTCGTCAGACGTTCCTCTCAGAGGCGGACGGCCTATTCAGCATTACCGCTCAGGGGTTGGGCGGTCCACCTTCAAGCGCTGTTGACCCGCGCGAATGGAGCTACCGCCCGTGAACACGCCCGACGCAACCGCGGTTCCAGAACCCGATCCCGCCGATGTCGAGGCGATCACCCGTGCGCGGCTGATCGCGATCGTCGAGTCGAGCGACGACGCGATCGTCAGCAAGACGCTCGACGGGACGATCACCTCGTGGAACAAGGGGGCCGAACGCATCTTCGGCTGGACGGCCGCGGAGGTGGTCGGCGGGCCGATCACTGTGATCATCCCGCCCGACCGCCTCGCCGAGGAACCGCAGATCCTCCGCCGCCTGCAGGCCGGCGAGCGCGTCGACCACTTCGAGACGATCCGGCGCACGAAGGACGGGCGGCTGATCGACATCTCCGTGACGATCTCGCCGATCCGCGACCGCGCGGGACGGATCGTCGGCGCCTCGAAGGTGGCGCGGGACGTCACCGAGCGCAAGCGGTTGGAGGAGGCGCTGCGCGACGAGGGGCGGGTCCTGGAGCTGATCAACCGGACCGGCGTCCTGATCGGCTCCCAGCTGGAGCTGCAGGCCGTCGTGCAGGCCGTGACCGACGCGGCCACGGAACTCAGCGGCGCGAGGTTCGGCGCGTTCTTCTACAACATCGTCAACGCGCAGGGCGAGGCGCTCGTGCTCTACACGCTCTCGGGCGCACCGCGCGAGGCGTTCGAGAAGTTCGGCCTGCCCCGCAACACGAAGGTGTTCGGCCCCACGTTCCACGGCGAGGGCATCGTGCGGTCGGACGACATCACGCAGGACCCGCGTTACGGGCAGATGGCGCCCCACCACGGCATGCCCAAGGGGCATCTGCCGGTGCGCAGCTACCTCGCCGTTCCCGTGATCTCACGCGCGGGCGAGGTGATCGGCGGGCTGTTCTTCGGACACCCCAACCCCGGCGTCTTCACCGGCCGAACAGAGCGAATCGTCCAAGGCATCGCTGCGCAGGCCGCGGTCGCGATCGACAACGCGCGACTCTACGATCGCGTCAAGGCCGGGGCCGCCGAGCGCGAACAGCTGCTCGCGGCCGAACGGGCCGCCCGGGGCGAGGCCGAGCGCGTCAGCGTGGTGAAGGACGAGTTCCTCGCGACGCTCAGCCACGAGCTGCGCACGCCGCTGAACGCGATCCTCGGCTACGCGCAGCTGCTGGCGGGCGGGCGGATGCAGTCGCCGGATGACCTGCGGGAAGCGGCGCAGGTGATCGAACGCAACGCGCGCGTGCAGACCCAGCTGGTCGAGGACCTGCTGGACATGAGCCGGATCATCAGCGGCAAGATCCGCCTCGACGTGCAGCAGGTCGACCTGCAGGACGTGATCCGGGCGGCCGTCGCGTCCGTGCGGCATTCGGCCGACACGAAGGGGATCCGCCTGCAGGTCGTGCTCGACCCGCTGGCCGGCCCGGTCCGCGGGGACCCGGCCCGGCTGCAGCAGTGCTGCTGGAACCTGCTGTCCAACGCGATCAAGTTCACCAACAAGGGCGGGCGGATCCAGGTCGGCCTCGAACGCGTGAACAGCCACGTGGAGGTGTGCGTCGTGGACGACGGGCAGGGGATCAGTCCGGAGTTCCTGCCCCATCTGTTCGAGCGGTTCCGCCAAGCGGACGCGTCAACGACCCGTCGACACGGCGGCCTCGGTCTGGGCCTGTCGATCGTCAGACAACTGGTGGAGCTGCACGGCGGATCGGTGCGGGCCAAGAGCCCCGGCGAGGGCCAGGGCGCGACGTTCTGCATCGAACTGCCGGTGATGGTGGTGCACGGGGCCGACGGCGCCGAGGCGCGGCAGCACCCGCGGGCCGCCAACGTTGCCTCGGCCGCGGTGATCGATAACCCCTCGCTGGACGGCATCACGGTGCTTGCGGTCGACGACGAGCCGGATGCGCGTAACCTGATCCGTCGCGTGCTGGAGGAGTGCGGCGCGCGGGTCGTCACTGCCGCGTCGTCGGAGGAGGCGATGGCGGCGGTCGCTCGGGAGCGGCCGGACGTGATCATCAGCGACATCGGGATGCCCGACGAGGACGGCTACGCGTTCATCCGACGCGTGCGGGCGCTGGCAATCGAGGCGGGCGGGCGGACGCCGGCGGCGGCGCTGACGGCGTTCGCGCGGGCCGAGGACCGGACGCGCGCGCTGCGGGCGGGTTATCAGACGCACGTGGCCAAGCCGGTCGAACCGATGGAGTTGACGGCCGTGGTGGCGAGCCTTGCCAACCGTACCTGATTCGGCGCGGGGGCAACCGGCCGGGCGACGTCGCACATCGTTCTTCGTCGACGCGACCGCATGAGGATCCGCGTTGGTCGCGATCGGAGCAAGTGCGATATTCGCCCGTGTCGCACATGGTGTACGGTCGCTACTGTTCACGCGTCGACGGGACTCCGCCGCAAGGTTCCCCCCCCTCCTTCTGCACCCATCGATTTTTCGTGCGCTTACCTCACCGTGCTCCCGTGCCAACAGCGCTCCGGCGGCAGATCAACAGGATGACAAGCATCAGGCAAGCAACGGCGACAGCGGCGGGGAACAGGACCGTCGTCACCGTGTACCGTTCCAGCGCGAACAGGACGAACAGGTTTCGGACCGCCGACAGCGTGAAGAACCCCGCGTGCTCGTCGTGCGGGTGCCAGTAGGCTCGCCGCAGGGCAGGGCCGAACCCCAGCAGGCCGACGATCGTCAGCGTGACGACCGCCCACAGCGGGTGGGACGTGATGAGCCAAGTGGCAGGGAGCACAGGGCCGCGAGCAGGAAGGCCCAGTCAGACACGGTGACGCGGCTGTCGACCCGCTTTGCGCAGGCCAACACCGCCACGTAACTGGTGATCAGGCCGGAGATCCCGATCGGCCACGCGCTCAGCCCAGCGCCGCCAGCCACTTGCGCAAAGAATACGGTGAGCGTAACCACTGCCCAGATCACCCAAGTGAACACGTGCGGCTTCGTTGTGCCCCGAAGGATCGAGCGGATGTACGACACGAAGATGATGACCGTTACGGCAACGGCGGCCAGCGAGAACAATAATGACGCGATGGGCACGCGGCCATGTTATAGGGGGTCGGCGCGTGGATGCTCAAGGGAGCGTACAGGCGTCGCCCTCAATCGCCGCGATCGCCTCGGCGTTGTTCCATTGCTGCCGCCACTTCCTAATAGTTGACGCTGAAACGCAGCCTCATCCACGCCTTCCTCTAAAGACGCCCTTTTCATCCCAGAGAAAGTTCGAAGAGGGTTTAGGCATGGGGAGCTTCATAACTTCTTGTCTGGAAAGTCGTTATATAGTTTGCCGCGAACCCTGTTAATTCCAGTTAACAGGGCTCGCTCGTTTTCGGGACTGGTTTTGCGGTGCTTTCGTGTTGGGGTGGATGAGAGAGGGGAGGGGAGAGGGCTCGCGCTTCACGTCGACGTCGCACAGGTCGATCTCCACCAGCAGGCGCTTGTCGATCGGCTTGGCGAAGACGACCTGATAAAGCCGCCAGACCGACGCGTTGGTGAGCACGACCCACTCGACGCCTTGGTTCGAAGCATAGTCGACCGCCTGCTTCACGTGGCGATCGTCGAGCTTCGTCCCGGCCGACTTGACCTCGATCAGCATCGACAGCTTCTCGCTGAGTTTTACGGCCAGATCGCAGAACGTGCCGCGGATCGAATGCTCGCTCGTCAGCTCGGCATACTTGTCGTAGCCGAACACGCCGGCTAGCAGATCTTTGACGAGCGTGACCGTGTCGGCCTCGGAGACGTCGCGGGCCTTCTGCTGCGCGATGACCGGCATGTAGCGCTTGACGCCGGCGACCATGCGATCGCGGACCTTGTTGGGCAGTGCCATGGTTCTCTTCCTTTTTGTTGAAGTGTTGCCGCCCATTATGCGCGACCGACGTACCACGTCCAAGTGAACGGGCCGCAACGTCAGAACGGGCAGTGGGTGAGGTGGATTTGGCCGGCCGACTCAACTTGCTGTCCCGCCCTAGATCGAGCAATGTCCCGCCAGCGCAGCGCGACGTGCGACGCGCAAACAAATTGGCCTCGCGGTGCGACTAACACCCGAGGCCGTGGCCATACCTGATTGAGAGGTACGACATGCCCGAGCATACCGAAGAGTCCCCGTCCGCACACGACCGTTTTAACGATGCCTTCGTCCCGACCTGCCGCTTCTATCCCGGCCGCGGAGACTTCGACCTCAGCCAGGCCCTGCTCGACGAGCAGGAGTACCGCCAGACGCACTGCGATTGTTGCGGCGGCGTGACGGCTGGCACGATCGTGGC containing:
- a CDS encoding cellulase family glycosylhydrolase, with the protein product MLSIGVTSFCALSLSALLLWSIAPSSAAGAPANDALAADVEQFYPMPLSKPRGGGVASLASATMERLDAMKSPDGRAMLRLTGSSGPVQGAWWFPGHQPLTREQARFDDPEARILVEITTATPVSTQLSVNWRIDESGTPGETVASEPIQIGRDEPTRVVLKVPALEPEAKINGLILSVSTPGEYHVRRLAIARLSSVLVDPIEPGALRLAPEQKITGQAVAGVDKVTVRFVPEKDGVEPTETAADVRDGRFELAIRARDLQPGNAYAVTAQPTGRRTEASPAQRLFVFPTLTGKQCPPVTRRGADLIREGRRFGFVGTNYTPFYLGLSIRADFEVIAQDVLQMKKWGLRVVRVPLDFGMVQPEIGVMPDDPRYKELMVRHGLDPAFVEALEYFVTLAGEMGIYTILDWHGMAVDPYRYFLGGNEQQKKDGKPGTAIAYLAKSPTERGEFDLSNPTHVEALCNAHRWAAKHFKGNPNLLGAEIPFNEPHTKYMAVEAIWRRVVDQTARAVHEGDPNRLLFTLQPSYSHNNLMPSVTWMPPDRADGAAPHFYQANSPIPVRSDAQTMREPWLARESEGVFGWGFPAMLMPYSAVDYPFYNGETGAHGAEMVLPDRPLEEAASILIEAQLVQEYAAGMSGRMEWTLWRYPKAFDPHLETYRKQFTRFAPVFEAGPIDRMRAEVAFVQHPEAIKSGNGYNHGCLPLAKAVLDLHLPHVHYLTDDQFRYIAAAEMSVGLEQVVEAVETLPYKAIVADRRHLDPRVLMMLERMKVPVLWLDRAEDLTTDQLAAFLNRAGIATDQKTPRELQLAEGPGHLIVYRRLDGGTNAAKAYPMVKRDGVFELVDEAGTSVFKGDAKALMAQGIDIDLPLWRSAIYRIVSE
- a CDS encoding ATP-binding protein yields the protein MTRIARGRVSLHAKVVNAHELIRRSLQLVQKEIEETGLDLLLSLRAKRHELWADPTRLQQVLANLLQNAVKFTPEGGNIPVRTSNDGDTLNIVVMDTGIGIEQEVLPRLFVPFERGERTVTRKYGGLGLGLSIRKSIVEMHNGALTAASEGTGAAASVAEAIEIAEREEIDLLVSDLGLPDGTGHDVMRHLKSRGIKGIALSGFGQQEDVTRSTAAGFEAPWLNP
- a CDS encoding ATP-binding protein, whose product is MNTPDATAVPEPDPADVEAITRARLIAIVESSDDAIVSKTLDGTITSWNKGAERIFGWTAAEVVGGPITVIIPPDRLAEEPQILRRLQAGERVDHFETIRRTKDGRLIDISVTISPIRDRAGRIVGASKVARDVTERKRLEEALRDEGRVLELINRTGVLIGSQLELQAVVQAVTDAATELSGARFGAFFYNIVNAQGEALVLYTLSGAPREAFEKFGLPRNTKVFGPTFHGEGIVRSDDITQDPRYGQMAPHHGMPKGHLPVRSYLAVPVISRAGEVIGGLFFGHPNPGVFTGRTERIVQGIAAQAAVAIDNARLYDRVKAGAAEREQLLAAERAARGEAERVSVVKDEFLATLSHELRTPLNAILGYAQLLAGGRMQSPDDLREAAQVIERNARVQTQLVEDLLDMSRIISGKIRLDVQQVDLQDVIRAAVASVRHSADTKGIRLQVVLDPLAGPVRGDPARLQQCCWNLLSNAIKFTNKGGRIQVGLERVNSHVEVCVVDDGQGISPEFLPHLFERFRQADASTTRRHGGLGLGLSIVRQLVELHGGSVRAKSPGEGQGATFCIELPVMVVHGADGAEARQHPRAANVASAAVIDNPSLDGITVLAVDDEPDARNLIRRVLEECGARVVTAASSEEAMAAVARERPDVIISDIGMPDEDGYAFIRRVRALAIEAGGRTPAAALTAFARAEDRTRALRAGYQTHVAKPVEPMELTAVVASLANRT
- a CDS encoding type I restriction enzyme HsdR N-terminal domain-containing protein, whose translation is MALPNKVRDRMVAGVKRYMPVIAQQKARDVSEADTVTLVKDLLAGVFGYDKYAELTSEHSIRGTFCDLAVKLSEKLSMLIEVKSAGTKLDDRHVKQAVDYASNQGVEWVVLTNASVWRLYQVVFAKPIDKRLLVEIDLCDVDVKREPSPLPSLIHPNTKAPQNQSRKRASPVNWN